A region from the Anomaloglossus baeobatrachus isolate aAnoBae1 chromosome 11, aAnoBae1.hap1, whole genome shotgun sequence genome encodes:
- the LOC142256394 gene encoding chemerin-like receptor 1: MSIILYSIIFALGIIGNGLVIWIAGFKMKKTISAVWFLNLAIADFLCCASLPLRIVDWVYFSPIISCQLGIILFNANMNASVLLLTVMSIDRWVSVMWPIWAKVHRTCNVVRISAAIIWVLSLAATGFMFFSYDSHFYDFYEWCVRYNSDNTYSLNEKHNIQLIRLLILCVIPFLIIFTSYVTIFVKLKKTKRSQRSQRSYRIIIAVILCFFICWFPYYIWPITPWYYGPEIQFFIVSTVVLNLACLNSCINPIIYVFMGQDFQHGFLRSIPSRLERAFSEHPHDLGKTRRSFEHTSTTDD, translated from the coding sequence ATGTCAATTATTTTATACAGCATTATTTTTGCTCTCGGGATTATCGGTAATGGATTAGTCATCTGGATTGCCGGATTCAAGATGAAGAAGACGATCAGTGCTGTGTGGTTTCTCAATCTGGCCATCGCGGACTTCCTGTGTTGTGCTTCACTTCCTCTACGAATTGTTGACTGGGTTTACTTTTCACCAATTATTTCTTGCCAGTTGGGCATTATTTTGTTTAATGCAAACATGAACGCCAGTGTTCTTCTCTTAACGGTCATGAGTATTGACCGCTGGGTTTCGGTCATGTGGCCAATTTGGGCCAAAGTTCATAGAACCTGTAATGTGGTGAGAATCTCTGCAGCGATCATCTGGGTGTTGAGTTTAGCCGCAACTGGTTTCATGTTTTTCTCATATGATTCCCATTTTTATGACTTTTATGAATGGTGTGTAAGATATAACTCTGACAATACCTATTCCCTTAATGAAAAACACAAcattcagctgatcagattacttataCTGTGTGTGATCCCTTTTCTCATCATCTTCACCAGTTACGTTACCATTTTCGTCAAGCTTAAAAAAACGAAACGATCCCAGAGATCTCAGAGATCCTATAGGATCATCATCGCTGTTATATTGTGTTTCTTCATCTGTTGGTTTCCATATTACATCTGGCCAATTACACCCTGGTATTATGGACCTGAAATTCAATTCTTTATCGTAAGTACTGTTGTTCTCAACCTGGCTTGTCTTAACAGTTGCATCAATCCAATCATTTATGTTTTTATGGGCCAAGATTTTCAGCATGGTTTCTTGAGATCAATTCCTTCCAGGCTTGAAAGAGCCTTCAGTGAACATCCTCATGACCTGGGTAAAACCAGGAGGAGTTTCGAACATACGAGCACGACCGATGAttaa
- the LOC142256471 gene encoding C3a anaphylatoxin chemotactic receptor-like yields METTDFNLNVTEKNLDYNYPSSYEDNEIINTTYCIKCDEILQKISITLCSIVFALGIIGNGLVIWIAGFRMKRTVSAAWFLHLAIADFLCCASLPLRIIDWAHFFLMLSGVCCTLIIILFNLNMTTSVLLLTAMSIDRWVSVMWPFWAKVHRSYKLVRITVAIIWLLSLLLTGLLFFLNELYYLDLHEWCLFYMIDTHFVEIKQRIQLVRLLIMCVIPFLIIMTSYVTIFFKLRKSKRSQRSQRSSRIITAVISCFFICWFPYYIWPLTSMYDGDSVQFHAVNIFITTLAYLNSCINPIIYVFMGQDFQNGFFRSIPARIERTLTENMEHPNNLCKGRADFQNTCSTDV; encoded by the exons ATGGAAACAACTGATTTCAACCTGAATGTAACGGAAAAAAATCTGGATTACAACTACCC GTCATCTTACGAAGACAATGAAATAATCAACACAACTTACTGCATCAAGTGTGATGAAATCTTACAGAAGATATCAATTACTTTGTGCAGCATCGTTTTTGCTCTCGGGATTATTGGTAATGGATTAGTCATCTGGATTGCCGGATTCAGGATGAAGAGGACAGTCAGTGCTGCGTGGTTCCTCCACCTGGCCATCGCGGATTTCCTGTGCTGTGCGTCTCTGCCGCTGCGTATTATAGACTGGGCTCACTTTTTCTTAATGTTATCGGGTGTTTGTTGCACATTGATTATTATTCTTTTCAATCTAAACATGACCACCAGTGTTCTCCTCCTGACGGCCATGAGTATTGACCGCTGGGTGTCCGTCATGTGGCCATTTTGGGCAAAAGTTCATCGGTCTTATAAATTAGTAAGAATTACTGTGGCAATCATTTGGTTATTAAGTTTGCTCTTAactggtttattatttttcttaaatgAATTATATTATCTTGATTTGCATGAATGGTGTCTATTCTATATGATTGATACTCATTTTGTTGAGATAAAACAAAGAATTCAACTCGTCAGGTTACTAATAATGTGTGTGATCCCTTTTCTCATCATTATGACCAGTTATGTCACAATTTTCTTCAAGCTTAGAAAAAGTAAGAGATCCCAGAGATCTCAGAGATCCTCCAGGATCATCACCGCTGTTATATCGTGTTTCTTCATCTGCTGGTTTCCATATTACATCTGGCCATTGACATCTATGTATGATGGAGATAGTGTCCAATTCCATGCAGTAAATATTTTCATTACCACCCTGGCTTACCTTAACAGTTGCATAAATCCAATCATTTATGTCTTTATGGGTCAAGATTTTCAAAATGGTTTCTTCAGATCCATCCCCGCCAGGATAGAAAGAACCTTAACTGAAAACATGGAACACCCTAATAACCTGTGCAAAGGACGAGCAGATTTTCAAAATACTTGCAGCACAGATGTATAA